Proteins found in one Jatrophihabitans sp. genomic segment:
- the msrA gene encoding peptide-methionine (S)-S-oxide reductase MsrA: protein MSFLRPRTGMVTAETALPGRTDYRFSVPETHHVTGRRIREPFEQDGLQTAVFGMGCFWGAEKDFWQHENVWSTAVGYAGGYTEHPTYEETCTGLTGHAEVVRVIFDPARISYPELLSVFFENHDPTQGMRQGNDIGSQYRSAIFYTSDSQREQAEAAAKAFGQRLAEAGYGAITTEIAPLRQFYYAEDYHQQYLAKNPNGYCPVFATGVSCPVGLFAPSS from the coding sequence ATGAGTTTCCTGCGCCCCAGAACCGGGATGGTCACCGCCGAGACCGCCCTGCCCGGCCGGACCGACTACCGGTTCAGCGTCCCTGAGACCCACCACGTCACCGGCCGCCGGATCCGCGAGCCGTTCGAGCAGGACGGCCTGCAGACCGCGGTGTTCGGCATGGGTTGCTTCTGGGGCGCGGAGAAGGACTTCTGGCAGCACGAGAACGTCTGGTCCACCGCGGTCGGCTATGCCGGTGGCTACACCGAGCACCCGACGTATGAGGAGACCTGCACCGGACTCACCGGCCACGCCGAGGTGGTCCGGGTGATCTTCGACCCGGCCCGGATCAGTTACCCGGAACTGCTAAGCGTGTTCTTCGAGAACCACGACCCGACCCAGGGGATGCGGCAGGGCAACGACATCGGCAGCCAGTACCGCTCGGCGATCTTCTACACCAGCGACTCCCAGCGCGAGCAGGCCGAGGCGGCGGCCAAGGCGTTCGGCCAGCGGCTGGCCGAGGCCGGCTACGGCGCGATCACCACCGAGATCGCCCCGCTGCGCCAGTTCTACTACGCCGAGGACTACCACCAGCAGTACCTGGCCAAGAACCCGAACGGCTACTGCCCGGTGTTCGCCACCGGCGTGAGCTGCCCGGTCGGGCTGTTCGCGCCGTCCTCCTGA
- a CDS encoding DUF6191 domain-containing protein: MTQWGIDTLFNPGKRHMDEEKRRLQSTREEIGDSSGGRRIDLESGTVTIPRRGKGGPADAASESGEAEAGEADTAPEAGEAELDEAELDEAEGNAEPAEAEPNVNEAEPTADEAVAESDAAEAEPKTFGTGAQAAGIDLRH; the protein is encoded by the coding sequence ATGACGCAGTGGGGAATTGACACCCTTTTCAATCCAGGCAAGCGCCACATGGATGAGGAGAAGCGCCGGCTGCAGTCAACCCGCGAAGAAATCGGGGACTCCTCCGGCGGCCGTCGGATCGATCTCGAATCCGGCACTGTGACGATTCCTCGGCGCGGCAAGGGCGGGCCGGCCGACGCCGCGTCTGAGTCAGGCGAGGCCGAGGCAGGCGAGGCCGACACCGCGCCCGAGGCAGGTGAGGCCGAGCTCGACGAGGCCGAGCTCGACGAGGCCGAGGGCAATGCCGAGCCAGCCGAAGCCGAGCCGAACGTGAATGAAGCCGAGCCGACCGCGGACGAGGCAGTAGCGGAGTCCGACGCAGCCGAGGCCGAGCCCAAGACCTTCGGGACCGGGGCACAGGCAGCCGGGATTGATCTGAGGCACTAA